Proteins from a single region of Gossypium arboreum isolate Shixiya-1 chromosome 1, ASM2569848v2, whole genome shotgun sequence:
- the LOC108480346 gene encoding uncharacterized protein LOC108480346 has protein sequence MTGEGPSLIKQLAACDKSTRDKAVRSLINTWLPSQTQLSDEEMKRLWKGLFFCVWHADKLPVQSDLIEKLSSVVLKLEPPLSLQYFSVFFLTMRREWTGIDKLRLDKFYLLIRRFLHFFFAMLKRWSWDLDFTRRSIRVLVDGTFLADDKFQGNGVNYHIASVFLEELRPFLPVKKEVLEILLETFVGIMGKVSDKILVGKIRINVFDEFVKMGRRLLELKTSIEEVDQGDDVVVLGIIGLVMGFSKKFYELGSSVDCCQGNRKILLRVHEEFLKLEKDLTSLGIDISIPECNKGDEEDEVPELVPIASEMELNISNGASELVEANGNGSVRKASKKSKKAKKSTGDSGKKTKKNNNAKYTAADKENNVMVPAESATSNIEKNGEGDSITFTESVISNLQLQFEKVAEEVGLNSDVASACDLPKVNGTVSKKRKRGKHMDGKKSQNGEETNQGEDEIDATAKSCENSTKRVRFSMKNNIVWKPHSPLPPLSLRIPPSVIPRGSALKKGLPPGPIREMPLMTKKVKKAKSVKKVRKVVKGMHPLVKRTKKLNSKSP, from the coding sequence ATGACTGGAGAAGGCCCGAGCCTCATAAAGCAACTAGCGGCTTGCGACAAGTCGACCCGAGACAAAGCCGTACGCTCTCTCATCAACACTTGGCTTCCTTCACAAACCCAACTCTCTGATGAAGAGATGAAGAGGCTCTGGAAAGGTCTCTTCTTCTGCGTTTGGCACGCTGACAAGCTACCCGTTCAGTCCGACCTCATCGAAAAGCTTTCTTCCGTTGTCCTAAAGCTCGAGCCGCCTCTATCTCTCCAATATTTCTCCGTTTTTTTTCTTACGATGCGTCGCGAGTGGACTGGAATTGACAAACTAAGGTTAGATAAGTTTTACCTCTTAATTCGTAGGTTCTTGCATTTCTTTTTCGCTATGTTGAAGAGATGGTCGTGGGATTTGGACTTTACGCGTCGTTCGATTAGGGTTTTAGTTGATGGAACCTTTTTAGCTGATGATAAGTTTCAAGGGAATGGCGTTAATTATCACATTGCTTCGGTTTTCCTCGAGGAACTCAGGCCTTTTCTTCCGGTTAAAAAGGAGGTTCTTGAGATTTTATTGGAGACATTTGTTGGAATAATGGGTAAAGTGAGTGATAAAATTTTGGTTGGGAAGATTAGAATTAATGTGTTTGATGAGTTTGTTAAAATGGGAAGGAGATTGTTGGAACTTAAGACCTCCATTGAGGAGGTTGATCAAGGTGATGATGTAGTTGTGTTGGGAATTATCGGTTTGGTGATGGGATTCTCTAAAAAGTTTTATGAATTGGGTTCTTCAGTGGATTGCTGTCAGGGTAATAGAAAGATTCTGTTAAGAGTACATGAAGAATTCTTGAAGCTAGAGAAGGATTTAACATCATTGGGTATTGATATTTCGATCCCCGAGTGTAATAAAGGGGATGAAGAAGATGAGGTTCCTGAATTGGTACCTATTGCTAGTGAGATGGAATTGAATATCTCTAATGGTGCTTCAGAGCTGGTTGAAGCTAATGGCAATGGTTCTGTCAGAAAGGCTTCAAAGAAGAGCAAGAAGGCGAAAAAATCAACTGGGGACAGTGGTAAAAAGACCAAGAAAAACAACAATGCTAAATATACAGCTGCAGATAAGGAGAACAATGTTATGGTACCAGCAGAAAGTGCCACTTCTAATATTGAGAAGAATGGTGAAGGTGATTCAATAACATTTACTGAATCAGTGATTTCGAACCTTCAGCTCCAGTTTGAGAAGGTTGCTGAAGAAGTAGGCTTGAATAGTGATGTTGCAAGTGCCTGTGATTTGCCTAAAGTCAATGGTACTGTCTCCAagaagagaaagagaggaaagcaTATGGATGGCAAAAAATCTCAGAATGGGGAGGAAACCAATCAAGGGGAGGATGAAATTGATGCAACTGCAAAATCTTGCGAGAACAGCACAAAGAGGgtaagattttcaatgaaaaacaACATAGTTTGGAAACCCCACAGCCCTTTACCTCCACTAAGCTTGAGAATACCGCCCTCTGTCATTCCTAGAGGAAGTGCTCTTAAGAAAGGTTTACCTCCAGGTCCTATAAGGGAAATGCctcttatgacaaagaaggtaaAGAAAGCTAAATCTGTGAAAAAGGTTCGGAAAGTAGTAAAGGGCATGCATCCTCTAGTCAAACGCACCAAGAAGTTGAATTCAAAGTCCCCCTAG